In a single window of the Papaver somniferum cultivar HN1 chromosome 8, ASM357369v1, whole genome shotgun sequence genome:
- the LOC113306702 gene encoding protein NRT1/ PTR FAMILY 5.10-like, with the protein MAESVNGGSDAIQPLLMPNTRIDDVYEGIVDYRGEKVSIGSDIGGWRSALLIIGAEFAETIAFYGISSNLINYLTGPLGQSTVTAAANINAWCGVVWMLPLLGAFIADSYLGRFRTIFFSSLIYILGLGFLTLSVVLPSLMSSDESVSNEVHETSSAPFLVILFFFSLYLVAVGKAGFKPCAEAFGADQFDEQNPEECTSKSSFFNWWYFGLCVGSCISRFTLTYVQDNISWGLGFGIPCFSMLLGLFVFLLGWKTYRFPAEENKENPLSRIAKVFVASAMNWRSTAVSTSNQEEGIRMSDNHIRVGAHQFKFLDKALIDIPNSDRIGSRKGSTCCSIDQVEDAKTVLRLVPIWLSCLTYAVVVAQSMTFFTKQGSTMNRTIKQGIQIPPASLLSFIPLTVIFFIPIYDRLFVPLARLITKNQNGISTLQRIGCGIFISTMSMILAALIEKKRLQTAFDFGLIDKPNETVPISLWWLVPQYLLFGLAEVFTMVGLQEFFYDQVPDQLRSVGLSLYFSIFGIGDFLSGFIIYAIDKITTGGNQGSWFSNNLNRAHLDYFYWFLAALSTINLVAYLYVSKFYLYKRGSSV; encoded by the exons ATGGCAGAATCTGTAAATGGAGGAAGTGATGCTATTCAACCTTTGTTGATGCCCAATACTAGGATTGATGATGTTTATGAAGGTATTGTTGATTACAGAGGAGAGAAAGTGAGTATTGGATCAGATATTGGTGGTTGGAGATCAGCTCTTCTTATAATTGGAGCTGAATTTGCAGAGACTATAGCTTTCTATGGAATATCTTCAAACTTGATCAATTATCTAACTGGTCCTTTAGGTCAATCCACAGTTACAGCTGCAGCTAATATCAATGCTTGGTGTGGTGTGGTATGGATGCTTCCGCTTCTTGGTGCTTTCATTGCTGATTCTTATCTTGGGAGATTTCGTaccatcttcttctcttctctcatCTACATACTG GGACTGGGATTTCTTACTCTATCAGTTGTGCTTCCTTCTCTTATGAGCTCGGATGAATCAGTCAGTAATGAAGTGCATGAAACCTCTTCTGCTCCTTTCTTGGTcatccttttctttttctcattGTATCTTGTAGCAGTTGGCAAGGCTGGATTTAAGCCATGCGCAGAAGCTTTTGGGGCAGATCAATTTGATGAACAAAACCCAGAGGAGTGCACATCCAAAAGCTCATTCTTCAATTGGTGGTATTTTGGATTGTGTGTTGGTAGTTGCATTTCTCGCTTCACCTTGACATATGTTCAAGATAATATAAGTTGGGGTCTTGGTTTTGGCATTCCATGCTTTTCTATGCTTCTTGGACTCTTTGTTTTCTTGCTTGGATGGAAAACTTATCGCTTTCCGGCAGAAGAGAATAAAGAAAACCCACTATCAAGGATAGCTAAGGTATTTGTTGCATCTGCAATGAATTGGAGAAGTACTGCAGTCTCAACAAGTAACCAAGAGGAAGGAATCAGAATGTCAGACAATCATATTCGTGTTGGTGCTCATCAATTCAA GTTCCTGGATAAAGCATTGATTGACATACCAAACTCAGATCGAATCGGTTCTAGGAAAGGTAGCACATGTTGTAGCATTGATCAGGTTGAAGATGCGAAAACAGTTTTACGTTTGGTTCCGATATGGCTTTCATGTCTAACTTATGCAGTTGTGGTTGCTCAGTCCATGACTTTCTTTACGAAGCAAGGGAGCACCATGAACAGAACAATAAAACAAGGCATCCAAATACCACCAGCATCCCTTTTAAGCTTCATTCCCTTGACGGTAATTTTCTTCATTCCCATATATGACCGGCTCTTTGTTCCTTTGGCTCGACTTATCACCAAAAACCAGAACGGCATATCAACACTTCAAAGAATTGGTTGTGGCATATTTATATCTACAATGTCCATGATTTTAGCTGCTTTAATTGAGAAGAAAAGGCTCCAAACTGCTTTTGACTTTGGATTAATCGACAAGCCAAATGAGACAGTTCCTATCAGTTTATGGTGGTTGGTTCCTCAATACTTATTGTTTGGTCTTGCTGAGGTATTTACAATGGTCGGTCTGCAAGAATTCTTCTACGATCAGGTGCCAGATCAGTTGAGAAGTGTGGGTCTCTCCCTCTACTTTAGCATTTTTGGCATAGGGGACTTCCTTAGTGGCTTTATCATCTATGCCATTGACAAGATAACGACTGGAGGTAATCAAGGTAGTTGGTTCTCGAATAACCTCAATCGAGCTCATCTTGATTACTTCTACTGGTTTCTAGCTGCACTTAGCACAATAAACTTGGTTGCGTACTTGTATGTTTCAAAGTTTTACCTTTATAAGAGAGGAAGTTCGGTGTAA